AGACTCGTGGCTCGCGTACCAACGCGGCGACATCGACGACATGGAGTTCATGCGCCGCGACATCGACATGTGGCTCGAGAAACGGGGCCGGGTCCACGTGGACGACGTTCGCGCGGTCCTTGACAAGGTGCCGCTCATGCCGGGAGCAGGCGAGCTCTTCTCGGAGATCCGGCGTAGCGGAGCGAGGACGGCGCTCATCACGGGCGGGATCGACATCCTGGCCGAACGCGTCTGCCACGAACTGGGGATCGACCACTTCCTCGCGAACGCAATCGAGGTCGACCACGAGGGTTACCTCAACGGCCGAGCCGCGATGAACGTCCCAATACGTGGGAAAAGCGGCCCC
The DNA window shown above is from Euryarchaeota archaeon and carries:
- a CDS encoding HAD-IB family phosphatase yields the protein MDRRFDLIVFDMDGTLVDELSSWEWVHRSFGTDNTDSWLAYQRGDIDDMEFMRRDIDMWLEKRGRVHVDDVRAVLDKVPLMPGAGELFSEIRRSGARTALITGGIDILAERVCHELGIDHFLANAIEVDHEGYLNGRAAMNVPIRGKSGPTRSVLERFKATRERSAAVGNSRFDAEMFKEVGTGFAVNPFDDHIRRSAHHVFEGKDLTRLIPHLTRPDGLARPMQ